tctataaacAAGAACATGCTTCTCTCTGATTGGTCAAAAAACCATTGGGGAGGGCCATGGTTTAGACTTAAGCCCCCGTTATTGGCGCACAGCTTCACTGTCTGACTATCTCTTCttatgcacacacgcacacacacgcactggCTTGCCTCTCCTTTACATGTTATCTAGTTTCATACGGCAGAGGCATACGGCTGAGGCAGCTATTGAGAGCTACCGAGCTATTGTTTGCTTGACCTCATCCTGGTTCACTCCCGCATTCCTGCAGACAGGAATGCAGGAGTGATCATGGCAGGTCCTGCCTTCAACTACCTGGATTCTCCTGTTACCAGAGTAACTGGTGTAGACATCCCCATGCCATACGCTAAAATCTTGGTGGACCACAGCCTGCCGCAAGTCAAAGACATCATCTTCTCTGTGAAAAAGACCCTCACCTACCTGAGTCCTTGTTTACAGATGGTGGCAAAATATCTAATGTGTAAATGCCACCAAACGCTCCAGATGTTGAACAATGCACAACGTTTAATATTTTGCTAacagttaatgtttttaatctttctttTCCACTCAATGTAATAAATCTTGTTCAAGTTTAACAAGGATCTGCCAGCagttgtttttatctgaagctATCTTCTGAAAAGTATCTGCAGCTTTCTTTATCTGGTCTTTTCTTATATTGCAGATCTCACCTTAAATGCGAACAAATGAATGCAAACGAACGcctataaagcgccttgaggcgactgttgttgtgatttggcgctatataaataaaactgaattgaactgaattgaacctTGTGCTGAAAATTTGAACTCATATGTAATAATTAGCTATTAACAAGAGTAGTCTTTAGGTCCTTTTGGAAAATCTTATTTATCCTGTCTAAAACATAATGTAGAACTGTGTATGAAAGAGCACTGGTAAAAGCTGTTACTTAATTATGCCCTGAAGTTTCTCTACCCTAACACCAATCACTTTGCAGCATATTCTTAGTAGCATCATCTCTACAGATGTGGAAGTAAAATACAGCGATGCTACAAACACATCATTAAAAGAGATGTTTGTATTTCTGACATGTAGTACCTGTTAAGCTTAACTGTAAAAAGATTGTTAAACACTATGAAACACGTCATACAAATCTCTGGATGTTAGGAGACTACTATTTTCATATTGTAAAAAGGGAGGGAAGTAGGCACACAGTGACACCGAGCTGACGTATACTACTATCTCACCAAGGCCCTATTCTATGAAGCAAGCTCAACATATCCAGGGTATCTTTCTGTAATGTGGATTCACTTACCCTAAGATTGTCGATCAGGATAAAGGGTCACTAAGATACCAAGGATTTCCCTTTCATATTCACATAAAAGAGCTGGTGCTGGCAGCATCTGACCAATCTAAAAGGATCATTTCACAGGTTATATGCCTTTTCTTCCACAGAAAATGATCAATGTTAGCGCCAATTATTCCAGAGACATTATCAAATTGTGATTAAAAATTTATAAACGACATGAAAAATATAccagtaaaatgtaaatgtctgAAAATGTTGGACCACTTTTGCAAAAAGACTATCTTGAAAAATTGACTGGACATTTGAAGATTACAACACTACATCCTCAGCTAAAAAAATATCAGTAGAGTATTTGGTAACATAAAGACAGTAGTACTTCAAAAAGTTACCTGTAGTTTTGGTCCAAAAGTCTAAAAGGGCTGTATGTATCGAGAAACACCCACTATAAGAATGGCCACTAGGCCAAACCAATGGTATTGACTTGATCAGCCTTAACCCTGGCCCCTGACTTTTGTGGGTGAGGTTGATTGATAAATTAATTCATGAACACTGCAGCAGAAGTAGGAGTGTCAAATAATTAATTAAGCGtgttaaaaactaattaaaattggactgaattaattattttttgtgcataatttccTCTAGGATTAATAATATTAAAGTATTCAAATTCtgattcaaaataaataattgcaaataattaaatatataattaattaatttaatgtctcattaattaaaataaaaaataagaaataataaatttgttatgaacaatttaaattaaatgaacTGATACTAAATTCATTGTTTATaaattttgaatattttttccaattttaattcattaataacacatttaattcattatttagTGATCTATGTTAATTTATTTTGGCATTAATGGCCCTCCATACAACATTGCATTATTATAGTTAGATACTAACTGGCTAGCTAACTTGTCAGTTAGATCATCTCTAACTGCTATACCCTAAATGTTTTGTGGATACATGGAACTTACGGCGACCATGGTTCACGGGGTTGGGAATCTCATCTATAACCGGAacgttgccggttcgatcccccagctctctctgtcctggtcgttgtgtccttgggcaagacactttaccctaccacctactggtgctggccagaggggccgatggcgcgatatggcagcctcgcttctgtcagtctgccccagggtagctgtggctacaactgtggtttgcctccaccagtggGTGAATGTGAGactgaatgaatagtggaattgtaaagcgttTTGGGTGCccagaaaagcgctatataaatgcaatccattgtTATTATACTATATTGTAACCCTAAGAGGAAAGCCTCACTGATTGTTTTATTGAGCTCGGTTTCTAGCACaaatacactcacacactttTGTGTTGACACAGTGAATTCAATGTGAGTTTCCTTGTGATTGTTCTTTAGGTTCACATAATATGTCTTTCATTTCTTATCAGcaacacatgtacacacacacacacacacacacacacatttggtgAATGTATTATTATCGATCCATGTAGAAAGTATCATTCGTTTGCAGTTGGTGAAGTTGTACATGGACCGTCGGTGTACATTTACATTAGCGCAAGTAGACAATGAAAATAGGAAATACCCGCAAACTGGCATTTCTCATTATACAATGTCAACAAATGCAAATGAATAATGCTTTGTACACAGACCAGGTTCTGTCTTCAGAAAAGTATATATGTCTATTAACTCTCAACAAAGTTCCTGCATATGAGTTGTTTAGAAGTCATCAATACATTTTAGCTACAGAAATGTGGATTACACAGTGATGTGTTATGTGGTAGCATACATTCAAATTATGCCATGACATTGTAATACCTAGACTGAAAATAAAAGTCTGTTAAATGGCTGTTTACAAACTGACATGGAGCAGTGTAATACTGAATGTTGCTCTTAACTACTTAATATAATACTTAAATAAAGGATCTTGTTCTTGAACCAGTAATCATACAGGTGCGTATCGGTGTTATGCACAAGCCTTCCAAACTGGTCAAAAGTTAAATAATAGACAATTAATGTGAGCACCCTACAGCAACTTTCTGTCAAAAAAGTTGATATATATAACTAACACAAAAttggaaaatatattttttttgtacacACAATGTGTAATTTAGTTACACTCAAGATCAGAAAAGGCAAACAGGTATTCACGAAGCCTTAGGAGGATTAGGAGTCTTTCGCAGGCAAAACAAAGGTGTGGAGAAAACAAAGGTGTGGCTGCCTCATAGGTAAGAGACGTCACGCAATGCCATGGTTACTCGCTCAGCCTTAGAACAGACATAGGATGGGCTGTTAATCCCTGGAAAGCTTTAACACTGCTTGGTGCCTGCTCTAGTCTGTCCCTGTGAAACAAAATGCCTGAAGCGTTGACATGAATTTTTCAGCGAAACAACATCTcctcagttttttctttgtataaCTGGAGAAGGAGCTTACAATTTTAGAAAACTGAATGTTAACATCCAATGAAGGTATGTAACCtttctaaatgcattttttgTCTCTCATGTCTCTCAAATAAGGGAGTAGGAAAGCAAACTGTGACTAGTTGAGAGATATTTCTATagaaaatttgaataaatatgAAGCTAAAACATTACCACTAAACAGATACAACAGCCCGTGTGAGTTAATAGCAGTctaataatttgcatttaatcattggATGAATTGATTTGTTTGCAAGCAAAACCACTGACAGAAAGCTATCTCAATACCTTATGTCTCCTCTTAGCCAAGAAATGGTGGAAAGTGAGAAACCAGCAGAGAATGGGAAATGGTTCAAGTTTTCCCGGAACAAGTATTTCGTCTTTATTCTGGTATTTGCAGGTGTGTTCCTGATTTACAACAGAAATACAATGATACCAGACGGAAACCCAAAAAAATGGATGCAAAATCAATCAGCAAATTTACTGAATTTCTTCAGTGGTCAGAGACTAAACATATCCTCTCTAAACACTACAACTAATGACAACTCCACTACTCAAAATACAACTGTACCACCAACACCTGTTCCTTACGTGTCTCCTGGACCATATTTAGTTGAATACCCCTATGACTACCAGTACATCATAAATGAGCCACAGAAATGTGAACAGGAGAAGCCTTTTGTGGTTCTGATTGTTCCTGTGGCCCCAAACAATAGGCAACACCGTGACATCATCCGCAAAACCTGGGGGAGTGAAAGTCTTGTCCTGGACAAAGTGGTGAGGCTGTTCTTTTTACTGGGGCTCCACACCGGGGTGGAGGTGGAGCAGGTCCAACAGCAGGTACATCAGGAGAGCAAAGAGCATCACGACCTGATCCAGAGCAACTTTGTGGACTGCTACAAGAATCTCACC
This is a stretch of genomic DNA from Pelmatolapia mariae isolate MD_Pm_ZW linkage group LG16_19, Pm_UMD_F_2, whole genome shotgun sequence. It encodes these proteins:
- the LOC134646317 gene encoding beta-1,3-galactosyltransferase 1-like — protein: MVESEKPAENGKWFKFSRNKYFVFILVFAGVFLIYNRNTMIPDGNPKKWMQNQSANLLNFFSGQRLNISSLNTTTNDNSTTQNTTVPPTPVPYVSPGPYLVEYPYDYQYIINEPQKCEQEKPFVVLIVPVAPNNRQHRDIIRKTWGSESLVLDKVVRLFFLLGLHTGVEVEQVQQQVHQESKEHHDLIQSNFVDCYKNLTIKTMVMLEWLTAHCSSASYAMKTDSDMFLNVHNLVSMLLNAQKSNYMTGLVASGATVLRNPSSKWYLPHDIYAPPQYPRYALGLGYILSLDLPKKLTEASRHVKAVYIEDVYLGLLMQHLGIPPTDPPNWGYFYVFPLPYNRCAFSRIVATTSYPHTNREQIWNDFKKPGPYC